In one Silene latifolia isolate original U9 population chromosome 10, ASM4854445v1, whole genome shotgun sequence genomic region, the following are encoded:
- the LOC141606162 gene encoding argininosuccinate synthase, chloroplastic: protein MMSQSSLSCQYRVVGNQRIHYVSAIVSRIGIRQSSHVSMYRTPIGVNHSLQTQNKQVTRAILSSEKEVETNGRGLRGKLNKVVLAYSGGLDTSVIVPWLRHNYGCEVVCFTADVGQGLQELEGLEEKAKASGACQLVVKDLKEEFVKDFIYPCLRAGAVYERKYLLGTSMARPVIAKAMVDVAKEVGADAVCHGCTGKGNDQVRFELTFFALNPDLNVIAPWREWDITGREDAIEYAQKHNVPVPVTKKSIYSRDRNLWHLSHEGDILEDPANEPNKDMYMLSVDPEDAPNTPEYIEIGIVSGLPVSLNGKELSPATLLSELNEIGGRHGIGRIDMVENRLVGMKSRGVYETPGGTILFAAARELESLTLDRETIQFKDGVALKYAELVYAGRWFDPLRESMDAFMERISETTTGSVTLKLYKGSVNVTSRKSPYSLYREDISSFENGEIYNQADAGGFIRLYGLPIRVRAMLKKCFADLEDRSRD, encoded by the exons ATGATGTCTCAATCATCGTTGTCGTGTCAGTATCGCGTCGTCGGAAATCAGCGTATCCACTACGTATCTGCTATCGTATCCCGTATCGGAATACGCCAGTCATCTCACGTGTCGATGTATCGTACTCCTATCGGCGTTAATCATTCCCTTCAAACTCAGAATAAACAAG TTACGAGGGCAATTCTTTCAAGTGAGAAAGAAGTAGAAACTAATGGGAGGGGATTACGTGGCAAACTGAATAAGGTTGTTCTAGCTTATAGCGGTGGTTTGGATACTTCTGTCATTGTACCATGGCTAAGGCAT AATTATGGCTGCGAAGTCGTTTGCTTTACTGCTGATGTTGGTCAG GGGTTACAAGAGCTGGAGGGCTTGGAAGAGAAGGCAAAGGCAAGTGGTGCTTGTCAATTGGTGGTGAAGGATTTGAAGGAGGAGTTTGTAAAAGATTTCATCTATCCTTGCTTGCGTGCGGGTGCTGTCTATGAGAGGAAGTATTTGTTGGGAACGTCAATGGCTCGGCCTGTTATAGCGAAG GCCATGGTAGATGTTGCTAAAGAGGTGGGAGCTGATGCTGTATGTCATGGATGCACGGGAAAAGGAAACGACCAG GTTCGTTTTGAACTCACATTCTTTGCACTTAATCCTGACCTCAATGTGATTGCTCCATGGAGGGAATGGGACATCACAGGAAGAGAAGATGCTATTGAGTACGCTCAAAAGCATAATGTGCCTGTTCCTGTAACAAAGAAGTCAATTTATAGTAGAGACAGGAATTTGTGGCACCTTAGCCATGAG GGTGACATTTTAGAAGACCCAGCTAATGAGCCAAACAAGGACATGTATATGTTGTCTGTTGACCCAGAAGATGCACCCAACACCCCCGA GTACATTGAAATCGGCATTGTTTCTGGACTTCCCGTATCCCTCAATGGAAAAGAACTTTCTCCTGCAACCTTGTTATCTGAGCTTAACGAAATAGGAGGAAGACACGGCATTGGGCGGATAGACATGGTTGAAAACCGTCTCGTTGGGATGAAGAGTCGTGGGGTCTACGAGACTCCTGGTGGAACAATCCTTTTTGCTGCTGCCCGTGAGCTCGAGTCTCTGACCCTTGACCGGGAGACAATCCAGTTTAAGGACGGGGTTGCCCTCAAATATGCAGAACTCGTATATGCAGGTCGTTGGTTTGATCCATTGCGAGAGTCCATGGATGCTTTTATGGAGCGTATATCAGAAACAACTACTGGATCGGTAACACTGAAGCTGTACAAGGGGTCGGTCAACGTCACCAGTCGGAAAAGTCCATACAGTTTGTATAGAGAGGATATCTCATCATTTGAGAATGGGGAGATTTATAATCAGGCCGATGCAGGTGGATTTATCAGGCTATATGGTTTACCGATCAGAGTCAGAGCAATGCTTAAAAAGTGTTTTGCCGACTTAGAAGACCGATCTCGTGATTGA
- the LOC141606161 gene encoding tRNA (cytidine(32)/guanosine(34)-2'-O)-methyltransferase, which translates to MGKASRDKRDIYYRKAKEEGWRARSAFKLLQIDEEFNIFQGVRKVVDLCAAPGSWSQVLSRQLYLPAKLSPDSRDSEPPLIVAVDLQPMAPIEGVIQVQGDITNARTAEVVIRHFDGCKADLVVCDGAPDVTGLHDMDEFVQSQLILAGLTIVTHVLRKGGKFIAKIFRGKDTSLLYCQLKLFFPKVTFAKPKSSRNSSIEAFAVCEDYSPPEGFSEKDLYRLLKEVGSPSGADDLDCRSGWLEGPNKVYIPFLACGDLNGYDSDRSYPLPQVSGGTYASLDPVQPPIAPPYKRALELKKASNQGIQQLENLSIDP; encoded by the exons ATGGGTAAAGCTTCAAGGGACAAAAGG GATATCTACTACAGGAAAGCTAAGGAAGAAGGATGGCGGGCTCGAAGCGCCTTCAAACTCCTTCAAATTGATGAGGAGTTCAATATTTTTCAAG GGGTTAGAAAGGTGGTGGATCTTTGTGCAGCACCTGGTAGTTGGAGTCAG GTTTTGAGCCGACAGTTATATCTCCCAGCAAAGCTTTCACCTGATTCTAG GGATTCTGAACCACCTCTTATAGTGGCTGTTGATTTGCAGCCGATGGCTCCAATTGAAGGAGTGATTCAAGTGCAAGGTGACATAACAAACGCACGAACTGCGGAAGTG GTCATTAGACATTTTGATGGATGTAAAGCAGACTTGGTTGTATGTGATGGTGCACCTGATG TTACTGGACTCCATGACATGGATGAGTTTGTTCAATCTCAGCTCATACTGGCG GGATTGACGATTGTGACTCATGTCTTGAGGAAGGGAGGAAAATTTATAGCAAAGATATTCCGGGGCAAAGATACAAGTCTCCTCTACTGTCAG CTGAAACTATTTTTCCCCAAGGTGACATTTGCAAAACCTAAAAGTAGTCGTAATTCTAGTATTG AGGCATTTGCAGTTTGTGAGGATTACTCTCCTCCTGAAGGGTTCAGTGAGAAAGATTTGTATCGCCTCCTGAAGGAGGTCGGGAGCCCCTCTGGAGCTGATGATTTGG ATTGTCGCAGTGGCTGGTTAGAGGGTCCGAACAAGGTATACATTCCATTTTTGGCTTGTGGAGATCTTAACGGATATGACTCAGATCGGTCATATCCATTACCTCAAGTTTCCGGAGGGACTTATGCAAGCTTGGACCCTGTACAACCTCCTATCGCCCCTCCTTACAAAAGGGCTCTTGAACTCAAGAAGGCTTCAAATCAAGGCATTCAACAACTCGAGAATCTCTCAATCGATCCCTAA